A region from the Paenibacillus humicola genome encodes:
- a CDS encoding spore germination protein, with amino-acid sequence MLKQPSKQSSAGRRAFIDSAPMPPLTAGSAENAETIKRLLGSPADLSVRSFAIGESSHSCALICIDGLVDKSLINEQVLKPLMKYFTGKETPAPDQLARLIEQEVLSVIEIQTAESMDEAVNGILEGNAALFVDGCSRVIVLDSKGWKSRSVEEPQTESIIRGSREGFTEDIRTNTALVRRIVRDSRLRYESYKIGRRSRRDVVLAYIDGIANPQLKEEAVRRLQSIDVDDITGSGTVEQFISDSFLTPFPLMINTERPDKVAGGLFQGRLAVLVDGDPFALIFPITFSSNIQSPEDFYQHWLISTATRALRMIAAFIATFLPALYIALLEFHHGLIPSKLAFSIAGAREGVPFPAVVEAFTMEATLELLREAGVRLPKPIGQTIGIVGGLVIGEAAVAAGIVSPIMVIVVAVTAISSFSFPSYSFAIALRLIRFVIMLAAAVFGLYGIVLAYIMINIHFVNLKSFGVPYSSPFAPFFFKDWNDLILRAPATMLKKRPEIIDPVDPTRLSGNQSGERDEMV; translated from the coding sequence GTGCTGAAGCAGCCAAGCAAGCAAAGCTCGGCCGGACGGCGCGCCTTTATCGACAGCGCCCCGATGCCCCCGCTCACGGCCGGGTCGGCCGAGAACGCCGAGACGATCAAGCGGCTGCTCGGCTCGCCTGCGGATCTGTCGGTCAGATCGTTCGCCATCGGGGAATCCAGCCATTCGTGCGCGCTCATCTGCATCGACGGGCTCGTCGATAAAAGCCTGATCAACGAACAGGTGCTGAAGCCGCTGATGAAGTATTTTACCGGAAAAGAAACGCCCGCTCCCGATCAGCTGGCCCGGCTGATCGAGCAGGAAGTGCTGTCGGTGATCGAAATTCAGACCGCCGAGTCGATGGATGAAGCGGTCAACGGCATTTTGGAGGGGAACGCCGCCCTGTTCGTGGACGGCTGCAGCAGGGTGATCGTTCTCGACAGCAAGGGCTGGAAAAGCCGCAGCGTCGAAGAGCCGCAGACGGAATCGATCATTCGCGGCTCGCGGGAAGGGTTCACCGAGGACATCCGCACCAATACCGCGCTCGTGCGCCGAATCGTGCGGGACAGCCGGCTGCGGTACGAATCGTATAAAATCGGACGCCGCTCCAGACGCGACGTGGTGCTGGCGTACATCGACGGCATCGCCAATCCGCAGCTGAAGGAAGAGGCGGTGCGGCGGCTCCAAAGCATCGATGTCGACGACATCACCGGCTCCGGCACCGTCGAGCAATTTATCTCGGACAGCTTTCTCACCCCCTTCCCGCTCATGATCAATACCGAGCGGCCGGACAAGGTCGCCGGCGGACTGTTTCAGGGGCGTCTCGCCGTTCTCGTGGACGGAGACCCTTTCGCCCTCATTTTTCCGATTACGTTCTCTTCCAATATTCAATCGCCGGAAGACTTCTATCAGCATTGGCTGATTTCGACGGCCACCCGCGCCCTGCGGATGATTGCCGCGTTTATCGCAACCTTTCTGCCCGCGCTGTATATCGCACTGCTCGAGTTTCATCACGGGCTCATTCCGTCCAAGCTCGCCTTCTCAATCGCCGGCGCCCGCGAAGGGGTTCCCTTCCCGGCCGTCGTCGAAGCGTTCACAATGGAGGCGACGCTGGAGCTGCTGCGGGAAGCGGGAGTCCGGCTGCCCAAGCCGATCGGGCAGACGATCGGCATCGTCGGCGGTCTCGTGATCGGGGAAGCGGCTGTGGCGGCGGGCATCGTCAGCCCGATTATGGTCATCGTCGTCGCCGTGACGGCCATTTCGTCCTTTTCGTTCCCGTCGTATTCGTTCGCGATCGCGCTGCGGCTCATCCGGTTCGTGATCATGCTGGCGGCCGCGGTGTTCGGCCTTTACGGCATCGTGCTCGCTTATATCATGATCAATATCCACTTCGTCAATTTAAAGAGCTTCGGCGTTCCGTATTCCTCGCCGTTCGCTCCGTTTTTCTTCAAGGACTGGAACGACCTCATCCTGCGCGCTCCGGCAACGATGCTGAAAAAACGGCCGGAAATCATCGATCCGGTCGATCCAACGAGGCTAAGCGGGAACCAAAGCGGTGAGCGCGATGAAATGGTTTGA
- a CDS encoding DUF72 domain-containing protein: MIQVGLAGWGDHEELYGAGVPARDKLKAYSRYFRIVEVDSSFYAVHKPELMERWAAETPEGFSFIVKAYQGMTGHLRGGHAFEDDVAMYRAFIQSIEPLRQAGKLKAVLFQYPPWFRCDRTNVALLRAAKERMDGIPAALEFRHQSWFEGGMREKTLAFMKRAGWAHSICDEPQVLPGSVPVVPEVTDDELTVVRFHGRNAAGWNAASAPNWREVRYLYRYSADELAEWAERLRRLEDQTKEIYVIFNNNSGGDAAANALELMALLGQETKPAAPIQLDLFDLP; this comes from the coding sequence ATGATTCAGGTCGGACTGGCCGGCTGGGGCGATCACGAGGAGCTGTACGGGGCGGGCGTTCCGGCCCGGGACAAGCTTAAGGCGTACAGCCGTTATTTCCGCATCGTGGAGGTCGACAGCTCGTTTTATGCCGTACATAAGCCGGAGCTGATGGAGCGGTGGGCGGCCGAAACGCCGGAGGGCTTTTCGTTTATTGTCAAAGCTTATCAGGGGATGACGGGGCATTTGCGCGGCGGGCATGCCTTCGAGGACGATGTGGCGATGTACCGGGCGTTCATTCAGTCGATCGAGCCGCTGCGGCAGGCGGGAAAGCTGAAGGCGGTGCTCTTTCAATATCCGCCGTGGTTCCGGTGCGACAGGACGAACGTGGCGCTGCTGCGGGCGGCGAAGGAGCGGATGGACGGCATTCCGGCTGCGCTCGAGTTTCGCCATCAAAGCTGGTTCGAAGGCGGCATGCGGGAGAAAACGCTGGCCTTCATGAAGCGGGCCGGATGGGCGCACAGCATTTGCGACGAGCCTCAGGTGCTTCCCGGTTCGGTGCCGGTCGTGCCGGAGGTCACCGACGACGAGCTTACGGTCGTCCGTTTCCACGGGCGCAACGCCGCGGGCTGGAACGCCGCCAGCGCGCCGAACTGGCGCGAGGTGCGGTACCTGTACCGGTATTCGGCGGACGAGCTGGCGGAGTGGGCGGAGCGGCTGCGCCGGCTCGAGGACCAAACCAAGGAAATATACGTTATTTTCAATAATAATTCGGGCGGCGACGCCGCGGCGAATGCGCTGGAGCTGATGGCGCTGCTCGGTCAGGAAACGAAGCCGGCGGCGCCGATCCAGCTCGATCTGTTCGACCTGCCTTAA
- a CDS encoding GerAB/ArcD/ProY family transporter, whose translation MKWFEYGNNLIGPREVSFSVSSIIVGVGILTMPRLIAESTESSDGWISIAIAGAAAVLFGWILAKFCVLLQDRGFYAVAAELVSAPAAAAITVCISLYFMLYCAYEVRAIANISKQYIFDRTPVEYIALAFLLVVAYAVSGSREGIIRLNMLFLPLVIVIALAVLIFSIGIFDYNDLKPFFITDWHGITKGALQTMSSMLGFEAILFYSTMMEKPKKAPQAVVVGLLIPVLFYLVIYMICVGVFTHQALMEITYPVIELAKEAQIPGEFFERFESLFFTIWIMTIFNTACMAFDVTVYALGSILKRVGKMTWILILCPTIYLACMLPRNLNEFEAFGMYMTYFGAVAAVLVPCLLYALAKLRGVKP comes from the coding sequence ATGAAATGGTTTGAATACGGGAACAACCTGATCGGCCCGCGCGAGGTTTCCTTCAGCGTATCGTCGATTATCGTCGGCGTCGGCATCCTGACGATGCCCCGGCTTATCGCGGAATCGACCGAATCGTCCGATGGCTGGATCTCGATTGCCATTGCCGGCGCCGCGGCCGTCCTGTTCGGCTGGATTCTGGCCAAATTTTGCGTCCTGCTGCAGGACCGGGGCTTCTACGCCGTTGCGGCCGAGCTGGTTTCGGCGCCCGCCGCCGCGGCCATCACCGTCTGCATTTCGCTTTATTTCATGCTCTACTGCGCGTATGAAGTCAGGGCGATCGCCAACATATCGAAGCAGTACATTTTCGACCGGACGCCGGTCGAATATATCGCGCTGGCGTTTCTGCTCGTGGTCGCCTATGCCGTCTCGGGGTCCCGCGAAGGCATTATCCGGCTCAATATGCTGTTCCTGCCGCTGGTCATCGTGATTGCCCTGGCGGTGCTCATTTTCAGCATCGGCATTTTCGATTACAACGACTTGAAGCCGTTCTTCATCACGGACTGGCACGGTATTACGAAAGGGGCGCTGCAGACGATGAGCTCCATGCTCGGCTTCGAAGCGATCCTGTTTTACAGCACGATGATGGAGAAGCCGAAAAAAGCACCGCAGGCGGTCGTTGTCGGCCTGCTTATCCCGGTGCTGTTCTATCTGGTCATTTATATGATTTGCGTCGGTGTCTTTACCCATCAAGCGCTGATGGAGATTACGTATCCGGTCATCGAGCTGGCAAAGGAAGCGCAAATCCCCGGCGAATTTTTCGAGCGGTTCGAATCGCTGTTTTTTACGATCTGGATCATGACGATCTTCAACACCGCCTGCATGGCGTTCGACGTCACGGTATATGCGCTCGGCTCGATCTTGAAGCGCGTCGGCAAAATGACATGGATCCTGATTCTCTGCCCGACGATTTATTTGGCGTGTATGCTGCCGCGCAACCTGAACGAATTCGAAGCCTTCGGCATGTATATGACGTATTTCGGAGCGGTCGCGGCCGTGCTGGTGCCGTGCCTGCTTTATGCGCTCGCGAAGCTCCGGGGGGTGAAGCCGTGA
- a CDS encoding CBO0543 family protein, giving the protein MHVAIAAGALLASLIWGDWRRWRDYRPAMMYFAIGNLLYLYLCSGHMLWTLKPDLFPKSVLTEVIYTFVTFPLTALLFLSNYPKRTAAVIFHYVQWIALYAGVEWLLSLTGRIVYSNGWSFWWSLLFDVTLFPMLRLFYRRELLAYVFSVGLTILWLVLFRVPMNGAPAQ; this is encoded by the coding sequence ATGCATGTTGCGATCGCTGCGGGCGCTCTGCTGGCAAGCTTGATATGGGGAGACTGGAGACGCTGGCGGGATTACCGGCCGGCGATGATGTATTTTGCGATCGGCAATTTGCTGTACCTGTATTTGTGCTCGGGCCATATGCTGTGGACGCTGAAGCCCGATCTGTTTCCGAAATCCGTTCTGACCGAAGTCATCTATACATTTGTAACGTTTCCGCTGACGGCGCTGCTTTTTTTGTCGAATTACCCGAAAAGGACGGCGGCGGTCATTTTTCACTATGTGCAGTGGATCGCGCTGTATGCCGGCGTGGAATGGCTGCTCAGCCTGACGGGGCGTATTGTTTATTCGAACGGGTGGAGCTTTTGGTGGTCGCTTCTTTTTGACGTGACGTTATTTCCGATGCTGCGGCTGTTCTACAGGCGCGAGCTGCTGGCTTATGTCTTTTCCGTCGGCTTGACGATTTTGTGGCTCGTGCTGTTCCGGGTTCCCATGAACGGGGCGCCTGCCCAGTGA
- a CDS encoding RrF2 family transcriptional regulator yields MNSEFTIAVHSLVFLAYKPEHMASSEEIAGNVSTNPARIRKVMSCLRRGGYVDTREGAGGGYKLTLNPADVTLADIYRLMAQGSVIPSWCSGDPDMDCVVGSNMREVMDGIFCRAEKQLERYFDGITISDVLGQIRACEETVSSPPV; encoded by the coding sequence ATGAACAGCGAATTCACGATTGCCGTCCACAGTTTGGTATTTCTGGCTTACAAGCCGGAGCATATGGCCTCCAGCGAGGAAATCGCGGGCAATGTATCCACCAATCCGGCTCGAATACGCAAAGTGATGAGCTGTTTGAGGCGAGGCGGTTACGTCGATACGCGGGAAGGCGCTGGCGGCGGCTACAAGCTGACGCTCAACCCGGCGGACGTCACCCTGGCTGACATTTACCGGCTCATGGCGCAGGGCTCCGTCATTCCGAGCTGGTGCTCCGGCGATCCCGACATGGACTGCGTCGTCGGCTCCAATATGCGGGAAGTGATGGACGGCATTTTCTGCAGGGCGGAGAAGCAGCTGGAGCGGTATTTCGACGGCATTACGATTTCCGACGTGCTCGGGCAAATCCGCGCATGCGAGGAAACGGTCAGCTCGCCGCCGGTGTGA
- a CDS encoding Ger(x)C family spore germination protein, whose protein sequence is MKLLQAAAIAVIFALLAGCWDRVEIDQRGFVVGVAIDRSPQNADPEKHYSVGERMLGTFQFIVPAGLKGSGSGEEGTSATRSYFNLAVKESSINALSARLATATSRAPYYEHLKLIVISAEVAREDADFADILDFFLRDNEMRRDMHVLIADRGAGEIMKEKPPIETYPVAFVESAIGNTRKSNYMVPVSRIGDIHGLMLGSSSFTIQRVRVKDGRISLIGAALFEGERHRLVGMLNGAETQGLNFLRNQVKGGIVQTEYNGKSIAFDLERASRSIRAKRDKLGRYTFDIRIRTEGTLTKSVRDNDLNNPENFEKLQTKFEEQIEKVAKLTIRTLQKEYKLDALGLGEYLRQNKYREWKPIASDWDRGENLFADAKIEVKAKVSLRRIGDINESERR, encoded by the coding sequence GTGAAATTGCTCCAAGCTGCCGCCATTGCGGTCATTTTCGCGCTGCTCGCCGGATGCTGGGACCGGGTCGAGATCGACCAGCGGGGGTTCGTCGTCGGCGTCGCCATCGACCGGTCGCCGCAAAATGCGGATCCGGAGAAGCATTATTCGGTCGGCGAACGCATGCTCGGGACGTTTCAGTTTATCGTGCCGGCCGGGCTGAAGGGCTCCGGATCCGGTGAAGAGGGCACGTCGGCGACGCGAAGTTATTTCAATTTGGCCGTAAAAGAGAGCTCCATCAACGCACTGTCCGCGCGTTTGGCGACGGCAACGAGCCGCGCCCCGTATTACGAGCATTTGAAGCTGATCGTCATTTCCGCGGAGGTCGCGCGCGAGGACGCCGACTTCGCCGATATTCTCGACTTCTTCCTGCGCGATAACGAGATGCGCAGGGATATGCATGTGCTGATCGCCGACCGCGGCGCTGGCGAAATCATGAAAGAGAAACCGCCGATCGAGACGTATCCGGTCGCGTTCGTCGAATCCGCCATCGGCAATACGAGGAAAAGCAATTACATGGTGCCGGTGTCGCGCATCGGCGATATTCACGGGCTGATGCTCGGCAGCAGCAGCTTCACGATCCAGCGGGTCCGCGTGAAGGACGGCCGCATCTCCCTGATCGGCGCCGCCCTGTTCGAGGGAGAACGCCACCGGCTCGTCGGCATGCTGAACGGGGCTGAAACGCAGGGGCTTAATTTTTTAAGAAATCAGGTCAAGGGCGGGATCGTGCAGACGGAGTACAACGGCAAATCGATCGCCTTCGATCTTGAGCGGGCGAGCCGTTCGATCCGGGCAAAACGGGACAAGCTCGGCCGGTACACCTTCGACATCCGGATCCGGACGGAAGGGACATTGACCAAGTCGGTACGGGACAACGATCTGAATAACCCCGAAAATTTTGAAAAGCTCCAAACGAAATTCGAGGAGCAAATCGAAAAGGTTGCGAAGCTGACGATCAGGACGCTGCAAAAGGAATATAAACTGGATGCGCTCGGGCTCGGCGAATATTTGCGGCAAAACAAGTACCGCGAATGGAAGCCGATCGCCTCCGACTGGGACCGGGGCGAGAACCTGTTTGCGGATGCGAAAATCGAAGTCAAGGCGAAGGTTAGCCTCCGTCGCATCGGGGACATCAACGAATCCGAAAGGAGGTGA
- a CDS encoding response regulator transcription factor: MKKILYIEDDPEIGRWTKDDLEKRGFAVEWLTSGDGAPERAADADIVVLDVMLPGLDGFTVGQRLKREAPQTPILMLSARAAVDDKLQGLRFADDYVTKPFHPDELAARIEVLLRRFGPNAGQEIRLKHLAVVPELQTVVDSRTGKEIPLTAKQLQILLYFLKHPNQILTKEQIYEAVWGEPYMEGDKTVMVHIRYLREKIELDPGEPAVIETIRGLGYRVKQ, encoded by the coding sequence GTGAAAAAGATTTTATACATCGAAGACGATCCGGAAATCGGCCGCTGGACGAAGGACGATCTGGAGAAGCGCGGCTTCGCCGTCGAGTGGCTGACCTCCGGGGACGGCGCGCCGGAACGGGCGGCGGATGCGGATATCGTCGTGCTCGACGTCATGCTGCCGGGGCTCGACGGCTTTACGGTCGGGCAGCGCTTGAAGCGGGAAGCGCCGCAGACGCCGATTCTGATGCTGTCCGCGCGCGCGGCGGTCGACGATAAACTGCAGGGACTGCGGTTCGCCGACGATTATGTGACGAAGCCGTTTCATCCGGACGAGCTGGCGGCGCGAATCGAGGTGCTGCTGCGCCGTTTCGGCCCGAATGCCGGGCAGGAAATCCGGCTGAAGCATCTTGCGGTCGTACCGGAACTGCAGACCGTCGTCGACAGCCGGACGGGGAAGGAAATTCCGCTGACGGCCAAGCAGCTGCAAATCCTGCTCTATTTTCTGAAGCACCCGAACCAGATATTGACGAAAGAGCAAATTTACGAGGCCGTCTGGGGCGAGCCGTACATGGAGGGCGACAAGACGGTGATGGTGCATATTCGCTACCTTCGGGAGAAAATCGAGCTCGACCCCGGCGAGCCGGCGGTTATTGAGACCATCCGCGGCCTCGGCTACCGGGTGAAGCAATGA
- the trxA gene encoding thioredoxin, whose protein sequence is MATALTKDTFNQTIENGVTLVDFWAPWCGPCKMQLPIVEELSTELSGKANIAKINVDEEPEIASQFGVMSIPTLILFKDGQPVDKMVGLQSKDALKNKIEGQL, encoded by the coding sequence ATGGCAACGGCATTGACGAAAGATACCTTTAATCAAACGATCGAGAACGGCGTAACGCTTGTCGATTTTTGGGCACCTTGGTGCGGACCTTGCAAAATGCAGCTCCCGATCGTGGAAGAGCTGTCGACGGAATTGAGCGGCAAGGCGAACATCGCGAAAATCAACGTAGATGAAGAGCCGGAGATCGCTTCCCAATTCGGCGTGATGAGCATCCCGACGCTTATTTTGTTCAAAGACGGACAACCGGTTGACAAAATGGTCGGCCTGCAGTCGAAGGACGCGCTGAAAAACAAAATCGAAGGCCAGCTGTAA
- a CDS encoding DsbA family oxidoreductase produces the protein MQIDVYSDIVCPWCRIGKSNLTKALELWAAQGGETAAVTYRAFQLDPTVPREGLPFAEAMETKMGGQEGALRAAQRVTEAGAAVGVTFRYDRITRLPNTKLAHRLVKLTPERLQAETVEALFRAYFEDGADIARLETLEALAAAIGPEAADAASLLRTEETAGEAQVDADLQLAERLGVTGVPFFVFNNRFSLSGAYPAEQLAELLKKVADA, from the coding sequence ATGCAAATCGACGTTTATTCCGATATCGTCTGCCCCTGGTGCAGAATCGGCAAAAGCAATTTAACGAAAGCGCTCGAGCTGTGGGCGGCGCAGGGAGGCGAAACGGCGGCGGTTACTTACCGGGCTTTCCAGCTCGATCCGACCGTGCCGCGTGAAGGGCTTCCCTTCGCCGAAGCGATGGAGACGAAAATGGGCGGCCAGGAGGGCGCGCTCCGCGCGGCGCAGCGCGTAACCGAGGCCGGCGCAGCCGTCGGCGTGACGTTTCGTTACGACCGGATTACCCGGCTGCCGAACACGAAGCTGGCGCACCGCCTCGTGAAGCTGACGCCCGAGCGGCTGCAGGCCGAGACGGTGGAAGCGCTGTTCCGCGCTTATTTCGAGGACGGAGCGGATATCGCCCGCCTGGAGACGCTCGAAGCGCTGGCGGCCGCCATCGGTCCCGAAGCCGCGGACGCCGCCTCCCTCCTGCGGACGGAGGAAACCGCCGGCGAGGCGCAGGTCGACGCCGACCTGCAGCTGGCGGAGCGGCTCGGCGTAACCGGGGTCCCTTTCTTCGTGTTCAACAACCGCTTCTCGCTGTCGGGCGCCTATCCTGCCGAGCAGCTGGCCGAGCTGCTGAAGAAGGTCGCCGACGCTTAA
- a CDS encoding styrene monooxygenase/indole monooxygenase family protein, which yields MKNDFDVTILHYEDPSEIRSGRIRSTQVHFHPALDRERRFRMPDQDDAPPIKTIHFSLGPQKLFIGRLTHAAASVDQRLAFARVMEDLERQGVTFRKTRVTPDDLNELAGSYELLIDASGKSGPLAPFPVEPELTPFQTPQRKCAVGYFKGVAPVRPEGVSITVVPGVGEMFEIPALSESGPVTVLFVEAVPEGALDAFKGVKTPQDFQNRMESILKESFPDIFGRLDPGQFSLADEQAYLLTAITPVVRRPYAMRNGTLVLGCGDSAILADPITGQGCNTASYCADRLYETLLERRDSPWDETVGADYWNRVRTYVKEVTEWTNAMTGPLPGHVVNMLMQAAADQSAADKIVHWFEAPSTAHAALFGT from the coding sequence TTGAAAAACGATTTTGACGTGACGATTTTGCATTACGAGGACCCGTCCGAGATTCGGAGCGGAAGAATCCGGTCGACGCAGGTCCACTTCCATCCGGCGCTCGACCGGGAGCGGCGCTTCCGGATGCCGGACCAGGACGACGCGCCTCCCATCAAGACGATCCATTTCAGCCTGGGGCCGCAGAAGCTGTTTATCGGCCGGCTGACGCATGCAGCGGCTTCCGTGGATCAGCGGCTCGCTTTTGCCCGGGTCATGGAAGACTTGGAGCGGCAGGGGGTAACCTTTCGAAAAACCCGCGTAACACCGGACGATTTGAACGAGCTGGCCGGTTCGTACGAGCTCTTGATCGATGCTTCCGGCAAATCCGGGCCGCTTGCCCCTTTCCCGGTCGAGCCCGAATTGACGCCGTTTCAAACCCCGCAGCGAAAATGCGCCGTCGGCTATTTTAAAGGCGTCGCCCCGGTCCGGCCCGAGGGCGTTTCGATTACGGTCGTTCCAGGCGTCGGCGAAATGTTTGAAATTCCCGCCTTGTCGGAATCCGGACCGGTAACCGTTTTATTCGTCGAGGCGGTTCCCGAAGGGGCGCTGGATGCTTTTAAAGGAGTGAAGACGCCTCAGGATTTCCAAAACCGGATGGAGAGCATCCTGAAGGAATCGTTTCCCGATATATTCGGCCGCCTCGATCCCGGGCAATTCTCGCTTGCGGACGAGCAGGCTTACCTGCTGACCGCCATCACCCCGGTCGTGCGCCGGCCTTACGCGATGCGGAACGGAACCTTGGTGCTCGGCTGCGGGGACAGCGCCATCCTGGCCGATCCGATCACGGGCCAGGGCTGCAATACCGCATCCTATTGCGCGGACCGGCTGTACGAAACGCTCCTGGAGCGCAGGGACTCCCCGTGGGACGAAACCGTCGGCGCCGATTATTGGAACCGCGTCCGCACTTACGTGAAAGAGGTAACGGAGTGGACCAACGCGATGACCGGCCCGCTGCCGGGGCACGTGGTGAACATGCTGATGCAGGCGGCAGCGGATCAAAGCGCGGCCGACAAGATCGTCCATTGGTTCGAAGCGCCGTCGACGGCTCACGCAGCCTTATTCGGCACGTAA
- a CDS encoding HAMP domain-containing sensor histidine kinase: MNFKLKNSLLAQYLLIILCALVVIPFSILVVTLSASLPGWLGGIHTGAGENRYQNGLQLEEMWHQEAAKLGGASSAAIESRLRELKNDYPEARMFWVDGTGSLKLQLPDGGSLPSVWTPAFTARFMQERSGGDPFTVVALIGKEERQGFIVFEVPRRLLKTPGARLWEHYGVLFVTGTLLILGLFLLGSLLFFNRIRRRLVRLQSAMNAPSESGIPAKVEALNADEIGRLEGSFNDMIGKLEASRRRETEEEVLRRDLIAKLSHDLRTPLTTIRSHAYGLRIEPLTARGMESVELIERRIGYLSQLIENLFSYSLLAARKYPYRPRQVDIVRMARTLFAGWYPVFEQEGFAIDIDLPEEPLVWTIDPEWLERVLDNYCQNVRRHAKSGRYIRLGVLPEHGGCIVIADRGPGMSGESAEKGAGLGLSIAALMLKEMGLRADIRSGREGTEIVIGHEQAQFGISKLFS; this comes from the coding sequence ATGAATTTCAAGCTGAAAAACTCGCTGCTGGCGCAATATTTGCTGATCATCCTGTGCGCGCTCGTCGTGATTCCGTTCTCGATTCTCGTCGTTACGCTTTCCGCTTCCCTGCCGGGCTGGCTCGGCGGCATCCATACAGGCGCCGGTGAGAACCGGTATCAAAACGGACTGCAGCTCGAGGAGATGTGGCATCAGGAAGCCGCCAAGCTCGGCGGCGCTTCTTCCGCCGCGATCGAGAGCCGGCTGCGCGAGCTGAAAAACGACTATCCCGAGGCGCGAATGTTCTGGGTGGACGGGACCGGCTCGCTCAAGCTGCAGCTGCCGGACGGAGGCTCGCTGCCGTCGGTCTGGACGCCGGCCTTTACCGCCCGGTTCATGCAGGAGCGCAGCGGCGGCGATCCGTTCACGGTGGTCGCCCTGATCGGGAAGGAGGAGCGGCAAGGCTTCATCGTGTTCGAGGTGCCGCGGAGGCTGCTGAAGACGCCGGGCGCGCGGCTTTGGGAGCACTATGGCGTTCTATTCGTGACCGGTACGCTCCTGATCCTCGGCCTGTTCCTGCTCGGCTCGCTGCTGTTCTTTAACCGCATCCGCAGGAGGCTCGTTCGGCTGCAGTCCGCTATGAACGCCCCGTCCGAAAGCGGAATTCCGGCGAAGGTGGAGGCGCTGAACGCTGATGAAATCGGCCGGCTGGAAGGCTCGTTTAACGACATGATCGGCAAGCTGGAGGCAAGCCGCCGGCGCGAGACCGAAGAAGAGGTTCTGCGCCGCGACCTGATCGCCAAGCTGTCGCATGATCTGCGCACGCCGCTGACGACGATTCGCAGCCATGCGTACGGGCTTCGAATCGAGCCGCTGACCGCGAGAGGGATGGAATCCGTCGAGCTGATCGAGCGGAGAATCGGGTATTTGAGCCAGCTGATCGAGAATCTGTTTTCCTATTCGCTGCTGGCTGCCCGCAAATATCCGTATCGGCCGCGGCAGGTGGATATCGTGCGGATGGCGCGGACGCTGTTTGCCGGCTGGTATCCGGTGTTCGAGCAGGAGGGCTTCGCGATCGACATCGACCTGCCGGAGGAGCCGCTTGTCTGGACGATTGACCCGGAGTGGCTCGAACGCGTGCTCGACAATTACTGCCAAAATGTGCGGCGCCACGCTAAATCCGGCCGGTATATCCGTCTCGGCGTCCTGCCGGAGCACGGCGGGTGCATCGTCATCGCCGACCGCGGGCCGGGCATGAGCGGGGAATCGGCCGAGAAGGGAGCGGGTCTCGGCCTGTCCATCGCAGCGCTCATGCTGAAGGAGATGGGATTGCGCGCCGATATCCGCAGCGGCAGGGAAGGGACGGAGATCGTCATCGGGCATGAGCAGGCGCAATTCGGTATATCGAAACTTTTCTCTTGA